A genomic window from Cricetulus griseus strain 17A/GY chromosome 4, alternate assembly CriGri-PICRH-1.0, whole genome shotgun sequence includes:
- the Pomgnt2 gene encoding protein O-linked-mannose beta-1,4-N-acetylglucosaminyltransferase 2 — translation MHLSAVFNALLVSVLAAVLWKHVRLREHAATLEEELALGQQSLDPVSGLRIDYLKALQVLMEGGTHMVCTGRTHTDRICRFKWLCYSNEAEEFIFFHGNSSVMLPNLGSRRFQPALLDLSTVEDHNAQYFNFVELPAAALRFMPKPVFVPDVALITNRFNPDNLMHVFHDDLLPLFYTLRQFPGLAQEARLFFMEGWGEGAHFDLYKLLSPKQPLLRAQLKTLGRLLCFSHAFVGLSKVTTWYQYGFVQPQGPKANILVSGNEIRQFARFMTERLNVSHAGAPLGEEYILVFSRTQNRLILNEAELLLELAQEFQMKTVTVSLEDHSFADVVRLVSNASMLVSMHGAQLVTALFLPRGATVVELFPYAVNPDHYTPYKTLATLPGMDLQYVAWRNMIRENTVTHPERPWDQGGITHLDRAEQARILQSREVPRHLCCRNPEWLFRIYQDTRVDIPSLMQSIRRVVKGRPGPRRQRWAISLYPGKVREARCQASVQGATEAHLSVSWQIPWNLKYLKVREVKYEVWLQEQGENTYAPYMLTLQNHTFTENIKPFTTYLVWVRCIFNKSLLGPFADVLVCST, via the coding sequence ATGCACCTCTCCGCGGTGTTCAATGCCCTCCTGGTGTCTGTGCTGGCCGCAGTCCTGTGGAAGCATGTGCGCCTGCGGGAGCACGCGGCCACCCTGGAGGAGGAGCTGGCCCTTGGACAGCAGTCCCTGGATCCAGTGTCGGGCCTAAGGATCGACTACCTGAAGGCCCTGCAGGTCCTCATGGAGggtggcacccacatggtgtgcACAGGCCGCACCCACACAGACCGCATCTGTCGCTTCAAGTGGCTGTGCTACTCCAATGAGGCCGAGGAATTCATCTTTTTCCATGGCAACTCCTCCGTGATGCTGCCCAACCTGGGCTCCCGGCGCTTCCAGCCGGCCCTCCTGGACCTGTCCACGGTGGAGGACCACAACGCCCAGTACTTCAATTTCGTGGAGCTGCCCGCCGCAGCCCTGCGCTTCATGCCAAAGCCAGTGTTCGTGCCCGACGTGGCCCTCATCACCAACCGCTTCAACCCCGACAACCTCATGCACGTCTTCCACGACGACCTGCTCCCGCTCTTCTACACGCTGAGGCAGTTCCCCGGCCTGGCGCAGGAGGCCCGGCTCTTCTTCATGGAGGGCTGGGGCGAGGGCGCCCACTTTGACCTCTATAAGCTGCTTAGCCCCAAGCAGCCGCTGCTGCGAGCGCAACTCAAGACGCTGGGCCGCTTGCTCTGCTTTTCCCACGCGTTTGTGGGCCTGTCCAAGGTCACCACCTGGTACCAGTATGGCTTCGTCCAGCCCCAGGGCCCGAAGGCCAACATCCTCGTCTCTGGCAACGAGATCCGGCAGTTTGCCCGCTTCATGACCGAAAGGCTGAACGTGAGCCACGCAGGGGCGCCCCTGGGCGAGGAGTACATCCTGGTCTTCAGCCGCACCCAGAACAGACTCATCCTGAACGAGGCAGAGCTGCTGCTGGAGCTCGCGCAGGAGTTCCAGATGAAGACGGTGACCGTGTCCCTGGAGGACCACAGCTTCGCAGACGTGGTGCGGCTGGTCAGCAACGCCTCCATGTTAGTCAGCATGCACGGGGCCCAGCTGGTCACCGCCCTCTTCCTGCCCCGCGGGGCCACCGTAGTCGAGCTCTTCCCCTACGCTGTCAATCCTGACCACTACACCCCCTATAAGACTCTGGCCACCCTGCCTGGCATGGACCTGCAGTACGTGGCCTGGCGAAACATGATCCGGGAGAACACAGTCACACACCCTGAGCGGCCCTGGGACCAAGGGGGCATCACCCACCTGGACCGGGCTGAGCAGGCCCGCATCCTTCAGAGCCGGGAGGTCCCCCGGCACCTCTGTTGCCGGAACCCAGAGTGGCTCTTCCGAATCTACCAGGACACGAGGGTGGACATCCCGTCCCTCATGCAATCCATCCGGCGCGTGGTGAAGGGCCGCCCGGGACCacggaggcagaggtgggcaatCAGCCTGTACCCAGGCAAGGTGCGGGAGGCCCGGTGCCAGGCGTCCGTGCAGGGTGCCACTGAGGCCCACCTGTCCGTGTCCTGGCAGATCCCATGGAACCTCAAGTACCTGAAAGTCCGGGAGGTAAAGTACGAGGTGTGGCTGCAGGAGCAAGGGGAGAACACGTACGCGCCTTACATGCTGACCCTGCAGAACCACACTTTCACGGAGAACATCAAGCCCTTCACCACCTACCTGGTGTGGGTCCGCTGCATCTTTAACAAGAGCCTCCTGGGACCGTTTGCAGATGTGCTGGTGTGCAGCACGTAG